From Vogesella sp. XCS3, the proteins below share one genomic window:
- a CDS encoding GNAT family N-acetyltransferase, protein MITIRPLYSIAEPQLAALVSLLQDSVHGGASVGFLAPLAHEEAQHYWQAVAAALGPLLHCWVAEDQGRVIGTIQLALCGKANGRHRGEIQKLMVHSTARGQGIARQLMQQAEHAAWAAGCSTLVLDTDSTSVAASLYPKLGWVHAGDIPAYAASPDGSLHTTRYFYKLLGAQ, encoded by the coding sequence ATGATCACCATCCGCCCTTTGTACAGCATCGCTGAGCCACAGTTGGCCGCACTGGTATCGCTACTGCAAGACAGCGTACACGGTGGCGCCTCGGTGGGCTTTCTGGCACCGCTAGCGCACGAAGAAGCACAACACTACTGGCAAGCTGTCGCAGCTGCGCTGGGCCCGCTGCTGCATTGCTGGGTGGCAGAAGATCAAGGCCGGGTTATCGGCACCATCCAGCTGGCGCTATGCGGTAAGGCCAACGGCCGCCACCGTGGCGAAATCCAGAAACTGATGGTACACAGCACGGCACGCGGCCAGGGTATAGCGCGCCAGCTGATGCAGCAGGCGGAACACGCAGCCTGGGCTGCCGGCTGCAGCACGCTGGTGCTGGATACCGATAGCACATCGGTAGCGGCCAGCCTCTACCCCAAGCTGGGCTGGGTACACGCCGGTGACATTCCGGCCTACGCCGCCAGCCCGGATGGCAGCCTGCATACCACCCGCTATTTCTACAAGCTGCTAGGTGCCCAGTAG
- the ntrC gene encoding nitrogen regulation protein NR(I), with translation MTQTVWIIDDDKAIRWVLEKSLSRSNIAYQSFASADDALNALYDTIPSVIISDVRMPGTDGLKFLGKVKADYPALPVIIMTAHSDLDSAVSAFQGGAFEYLPKPFDVDQAVALIERALAESRSGDAVGESPEAMPALLGQAPAMQDVFRAIGRLSQSSVTVLITGESGTGKERVAEALHRHSVRASKPFIALNTAAIPKDLLESELFGHEKGAFTGAVGSRRGRFEEAEGGTLFLDEIGDMPTELQTRLLRVLSDGHFYRVGGHTPIKANVRVIAATHQHLEERVKQGQFREDLFHRLNVIRLRLPPLRERSEDIPLLVRHFLSRSAANLGVEPKRLSDSAMAFVRQYAFPGNVRQLENLCQWITVMAPGQTVESADLPLEFRLPVEVVPSSHSHDAEASAQPATPLPAAAAQAEGDWLQLLAREVSQRLAAGETGIIDDLTARFESTCIKSGLAHTGGRKVEAAQLLGWGRNTLTRKIQELGLEHE, from the coding sequence ATGACGCAAACGGTCTGGATCATCGACGACGACAAAGCCATCCGCTGGGTGCTGGAAAAGTCGCTCTCGCGCAGCAATATCGCCTACCAGAGCTTTGCCAGCGCCGACGATGCGCTGAACGCCCTGTACGACACCATCCCCAGCGTCATCATCAGTGATGTACGCATGCCGGGCACCGATGGCCTGAAATTTCTGGGCAAAGTCAAAGCCGACTACCCCGCGCTACCGGTCATCATCATGACGGCGCATTCCGACCTGGACTCGGCTGTCTCGGCCTTTCAGGGTGGGGCGTTCGAGTACCTGCCCAAGCCGTTCGACGTAGACCAGGCGGTGGCGCTGATCGAACGCGCGCTAGCCGAAAGCCGCAGCGGCGACGCTGTCGGCGAAAGCCCGGAAGCCATGCCGGCCCTGCTGGGCCAGGCGCCGGCCATGCAGGACGTTTTCCGCGCCATTGGCCGCCTGTCGCAGTCTAGCGTGACGGTGCTGATTACCGGCGAATCCGGCACCGGTAAAGAACGCGTAGCCGAGGCGCTGCACCGCCACTCGGTACGCGCCAGCAAACCGTTTATCGCGCTGAACACCGCGGCGATTCCGAAAGACCTGCTGGAATCCGAGCTGTTCGGCCACGAAAAAGGTGCTTTTACCGGCGCCGTAGGCAGCCGCCGCGGCCGCTTTGAAGAGGCCGAAGGTGGCACGCTGTTTCTGGATGAAATCGGCGACATGCCCACCGAGCTGCAAACCCGCCTGCTGCGCGTGCTGTCCGATGGCCACTTTTACCGCGTAGGCGGCCATACGCCGATCAAGGCCAATGTGCGCGTCATCGCCGCGACCCACCAGCACCTGGAGGAGCGCGTCAAGCAAGGCCAGTTCCGCGAGGACTTGTTCCACCGCCTGAACGTGATCCGCCTGCGCCTGCCGCCGCTGCGCGAACGCAGCGAAGATATCCCGCTGCTGGTACGCCACTTTCTGTCGCGCAGTGCGGCCAACCTGGGTGTGGAGCCCAAGCGCCTGTCCGATAGCGCCATGGCTTTTGTGCGCCAGTACGCCTTCCCCGGTAACGTGCGCCAGCTGGAAAACCTGTGCCAGTGGATTACCGTGATGGCGCCGGGCCAGACCGTGGAAAGCGCCGACCTGCCGCTAGAGTTCCGCCTGCCTGTCGAGGTTGTGCCGTCAAGCCATAGCCATGACGCCGAGGCCAGCGCCCAGCCCGCCACGCCCTTGCCTGCTGCAGCCGCACAGGCAGAGGGCGACTGGCTGCAGCTGCTGGCACGCGAGGTCAGCCAAAGGTTGGCCGCAGGGGAAACCGGCATCATCGACGACCTGACCGCTCGCTTCGAGAGCACCTGCATCAAGAGCGGCCTGGCACACACCGGCGGGCGTAAAGTCGAAGCTGCACAGCTGCTGGGCTGGGGCCGCAACACGCTTACGCGCAAAATCCAGGAGCTGGGGCTGGAGCACGAATGA
- the glnL gene encoding nitrogen regulation protein NR(II), producing MPLHPYAGLDLLDTPVMIVERNGQLHYANPASENLLGISHKGLKKHTLYEHFHHPRALKNAVQMALDHAGSFIEHDLEISPEGDHPLHIGLTVTPIDGPVRLALVEMRPIEQQLRIVNEERLLLQQQANRELIRNLAHEIKNPLGGIRGAAQLLEHEIADRPELLEYTGVIREEALRLQSLVDRLLAPHRRHIANDVNIHEVLERVRSIILAEYPQGLLVKRDYDISLPMLAADKEQLIQVVLNIGKNAVQAMQGNGELVFRTRVARQVTLARKRHNLALKLQIIDNGPGIPEEIRNHVFYPLVTGRAEGTGLGLTLAQTFVHQHGGTIEFESRPGYTCFTVLMPFGPDQ from the coding sequence ATGCCCCTACACCCGTATGCCGGACTCGACCTGCTCGATACGCCGGTGATGATTGTCGAGCGCAACGGCCAGCTTCACTATGCCAACCCGGCCAGTGAAAACCTGCTGGGCATCAGCCACAAAGGGCTGAAAAAACACACGCTATACGAGCACTTCCACCACCCGCGTGCCTTGAAAAACGCCGTGCAAATGGCGCTGGATCACGCTGGCAGCTTCATCGAGCACGACCTGGAAATCTCGCCGGAAGGCGACCACCCGCTGCATATCGGCCTCACCGTGACACCGATCGACGGGCCGGTACGCCTGGCGCTGGTAGAAATGCGGCCTATCGAGCAACAGCTGCGCATCGTCAACGAAGAGCGCCTGCTACTGCAGCAGCAAGCCAACCGCGAGCTGATCCGCAACCTGGCGCATGAAATCAAGAACCCGCTGGGTGGCATCCGTGGTGCCGCCCAGTTACTGGAACACGAAATCGCCGATCGCCCCGAGCTGCTGGAGTACACAGGCGTGATTCGCGAAGAAGCCCTGCGCTTGCAGTCGCTGGTAGACCGGCTGCTGGCACCGCACCGTCGCCACATTGCCAACGACGTGAATATTCACGAAGTACTAGAGCGCGTGCGCAGCATCATCCTGGCCGAATACCCGCAAGGCTTGCTGGTAAAGCGCGACTACGACATCAGCCTGCCCATGTTGGCCGCAGATAAAGAGCAGCTCATCCAGGTGGTACTGAATATCGGCAAGAACGCGGTACAAGCCATGCAAGGCAACGGCGAGCTGGTTTTTCGCACCCGCGTGGCACGCCAGGTCACGTTGGCGCGAAAGCGTCACAACCTGGCACTAAAATTGCAGATCATCGATAACGGCCCCGGCATTCCGGAAGAAATCCGCAACCATGTGTTCTACCCGCTGGTCACAGGCCGGGCAGAGGGCACCGGGCTGGGACTGACGCTGGCGCAAACTTTTGTGCACCAGCATGGCGGTACCATCGAATTCGAATCGCGGCCGGGCTACACCTGCTTCACGGTACTGATGCCGTTCGGCCCCGATCAATAA
- a CDS encoding DUF4124 domain-containing protein yields the protein MTIAYFPMRRTLFILLLCSLPQAQASTIYRYVDKDGHVTFTNMPQPGAQAISITPANTDGGTRGSITPRNGSVRQRAPAANVAVPSVDAGTQRNRDEGRRRILQTELENEQKALSDARTALSEARRKPGTAAAQLQRLQDAVTDRERNIDALNKELGNSTAPK from the coding sequence ATGACTATCGCCTATTTCCCCATGCGTCGTACTCTGTTCATCTTGCTCCTTTGCAGCCTACCCCAAGCTCAGGCCAGCACCATTTATCGCTATGTTGATAAAGACGGGCACGTTACGTTTACCAATATGCCGCAGCCAGGGGCCCAGGCCATCTCGATTACACCGGCCAACACGGATGGAGGTACGCGTGGCAGCATCACGCCACGCAACGGCTCGGTACGCCAACGCGCGCCTGCGGCCAACGTAGCCGTACCGTCGGTAGACGCCGGCACGCAACGCAACCGCGACGAGGGGCGCCGCCGTATCCTGCAAACCGAGCTGGAGAACGAACAAAAAGCCCTGAGCGACGCGCGCACCGCTTTGAGCGAAGCCCGCCGCAAACCAGGCACCGCCGCAGCGCAGCTACAACGCCTGCAAGACGCGGTCACCGACCGCGAACGCAATATCGATGCGCTGAATAAAGAACTAGGCAATAGCACCGCACCAAAGTAG
- the glnA gene encoding type I glutamate--ammonia ligase, translating into MAVADVVKLITENDVKFVDLRFTDTMGKEQHVTIPAHVLLEDADEWFERGHAFDGSSIAGWKGIQASDMLLMADPATAKIDPFFDEPTVFMSCDVIDPADGKGYDRCPRSVAKRAEAYLKASGIGDTAFFGPEPEFFIFDSITWGTDMSGCFVKIKAEEAAWASAEEFEGGNTGHRPGVKGGYFPVPPVDSSQDIRSAMVLLLEELGVPVEVHHHEVATAGQNEIGTKFSTLTQRADWTQILKYVVHNVAHSYGKTATFMPKPIVGDNGSGMHVHQSIWKDGKNLFAGDGYAGLSDIALYYIGGIIKHAKALNAITNPGTNSYKRLVPHYEAPVKLAYSAKNRSASIRIPHVASPKGRRIEARFPDPLANPYLCFSALLMAGLDGIQNKIHPGDAADKNLYDLPPEEDKLIPTVCASLDEALAALDADREFLTRGGVFSNEWIDAYIDLKMKEVNLTRMTTHPVEFAMYYSL; encoded by the coding sequence ATGGCGGTTGCAGACGTAGTCAAGCTCATTACCGAAAACGACGTAAAATTTGTCGACTTGCGCTTTACCGACACAATGGGTAAAGAGCAGCACGTAACCATTCCGGCACACGTTCTGCTGGAAGACGCTGACGAGTGGTTCGAGCGCGGCCACGCGTTTGACGGCTCCTCCATAGCCGGCTGGAAAGGCATCCAGGCCTCCGACATGCTGCTGATGGCCGACCCCGCTACCGCCAAAATCGACCCGTTCTTCGACGAGCCGACCGTATTCATGAGCTGCGACGTGATCGACCCGGCCGACGGCAAGGGTTACGACCGCTGCCCGCGCTCGGTTGCCAAACGCGCCGAAGCCTACCTGAAAGCTTCCGGCATTGGCGACACCGCCTTCTTTGGCCCGGAGCCGGAATTCTTCATCTTCGACAGCATCACCTGGGGCACCGACATGTCCGGCTGCTTCGTGAAGATCAAGGCAGAAGAAGCTGCCTGGGCTTCCGCTGAAGAATTCGAAGGCGGCAACACCGGCCACCGCCCTGGCGTGAAAGGCGGCTACTTCCCGGTACCACCGGTAGACTCCTCGCAAGACATCCGCTCGGCCATGGTGCTACTGCTGGAAGAGCTGGGCGTACCGGTAGAAGTACACCACCACGAAGTGGCGACTGCCGGCCAGAACGAAATCGGTACCAAGTTCAGCACCCTGACCCAGCGCGCTGACTGGACCCAGATCCTGAAGTACGTGGTACACAACGTCGCCCACAGCTACGGCAAAACCGCCACCTTCATGCCTAAGCCTATCGTTGGCGACAACGGTTCCGGCATGCACGTGCACCAGTCCATCTGGAAAGATGGCAAAAACCTGTTTGCCGGTGACGGCTACGCAGGCCTGTCCGACATCGCCCTGTACTACATCGGCGGTATCATCAAGCACGCCAAGGCACTGAACGCCATCACCAACCCGGGCACCAACTCCTACAAGCGTCTGGTACCGCACTACGAAGCACCGGTAAAACTGGCCTACTCCGCCAAGAACCGTTCCGCTTCCATCCGTATCCCGCACGTAGCAAGCCCGAAAGGCCGCCGTATCGAGGCACGCTTCCCGGACCCGCTGGCTAACCCGTACCTGTGCTTCTCCGCCCTGCTGATGGCTGGTCTGGATGGTATCCAGAACAAGATCCACCCAGGCGATGCCGCAGACAAGAACCTGTACGATCTGCCGCCGGAAGAAGACAAACTGATCCCGACCGTGTGCGCCTCGCTGGATGAAGCCCTGGCCGCACTGGACGCCGACCGCGAGTTCCTGACCCGTGGCGGTGTGTTCTCGAACGAATGGATCGACGCCTACATCGACCTGAAGATGAAGGAAGTGAACCTGACCCGCATGACTACCCACCCGGTAGAATTTGCGATGTACTACAGCCTGTAA
- a CDS encoding rhodanese-like domain-containing protein has protein sequence MTVETILSTARNRGGELGLAYSGAVLPAEAWALRQGLPGVVMVDVRSAAEWQFVGVVPDAVRIELRSYPGMVPNAAFVSQLQQQVDKAATVLFICRSGARSDEAARLAVEAGYAEVYNVLEGFEGDRDAQQHRGQLNGWKAAGLPWIQG, from the coding sequence ATGACTGTCGAAACCATTCTGTCCACCGCCCGTAACCGTGGTGGCGAGCTGGGCCTGGCTTATAGCGGTGCGGTATTGCCCGCCGAGGCCTGGGCGCTGCGCCAGGGCTTGCCTGGTGTGGTGATGGTGGACGTGCGTAGTGCTGCAGAGTGGCAGTTTGTCGGTGTGGTTCCCGACGCGGTGCGTATCGAGCTGCGCAGCTACCCCGGCATGGTGCCCAATGCCGCCTTTGTCAGCCAGCTGCAGCAGCAAGTGGACAAGGCCGCGACGGTGCTGTTTATCTGCCGCAGCGGCGCCCGCTCGGACGAGGCAGCCAGGTTGGCGGTAGAGGCTGGCTATGCGGAGGTTTATAACGTGCTGGAAGGTTTTGAAGGCGATCGTGATGCACAACAGCACCGCGGCCAGCTCAATGGCTGGAAGGCCGCCGGCTTGCCATGGATTCAGGGCTGA
- the aroE gene encoding shikimate dehydrogenase, with amino-acid sequence MTDRYAVIGNPISHSQSPFIHNEFASATGQALQYEKLFADIGKFDEVVSAFVAAGGRGLNVTLPFKGDAFRFAQEVSECARLSEAVNTLSFRDGKIYGDNTDGVGLVRDIVDNLDVAIAGKRVLLLGAGGAVRGVLPTLLAEKPATLTIANRTVAKAEALAAQFASLGQIEAAGYEALAGRQFDIVINGTSTSLQGELPPMPAGIFAAGALAYDMVYSRGLTPFLRRAQSEQAGMLADGLGMLVEQAAESFRIWRDVQPETRKVTNMLREVLA; translated from the coding sequence ATGACTGATCGTTACGCTGTAATTGGCAACCCTATTTCGCATAGCCAATCGCCTTTCATCCATAACGAATTTGCCAGCGCCACCGGCCAGGCTCTGCAGTACGAAAAACTGTTTGCCGATATCGGCAAATTCGACGAAGTGGTATCTGCGTTTGTCGCTGCGGGTGGCCGCGGCCTGAACGTGACGCTGCCGTTCAAGGGCGATGCTTTCCGTTTTGCCCAGGAAGTCAGCGAGTGCGCCCGCCTGTCCGAGGCGGTCAATACCCTGAGTTTCCGTGATGGCAAGATTTACGGTGACAACACCGATGGCGTGGGCCTGGTACGTGACATCGTCGACAACCTGGACGTCGCCATTGCCGGCAAGCGCGTACTGCTGCTGGGGGCGGGTGGCGCGGTGCGCGGCGTACTGCCGACGCTACTGGCAGAAAAGCCGGCTACCCTGACCATTGCCAACCGTACCGTGGCCAAGGCCGAAGCGTTGGCCGCACAGTTTGCCAGCCTGGGCCAGATCGAGGCGGCAGGCTATGAGGCGCTGGCTGGCCGCCAGTTCGATATCGTCATCAATGGCACGTCCACCAGCCTGCAGGGCGAGTTGCCACCTATGCCTGCCGGCATTTTTGCAGCGGGCGCGCTGGCTTACGACATGGTGTACAGCCGTGGTCTGACGCCATTCCTGCGCCGCGCCCAGAGCGAGCAGGCCGGTATGCTGGCCGATGGCCTGGGCATGCTGGTGGAGCAGGCGGCCGAGTCGTTCCGCATCTGGCGTGACGTGCAGCCGGAAACGCGCAAGGTGACCAATATGCTGCGCGAGGTACTGGCCTAA
- the mtgA gene encoding monofunctional biosynthetic peptidoglycan transglycosylase, translating to MRWTLRIGAALLAALFLYNLWIFGHIVYWRSFNPSASAFMTEQLARLQEDDPEAELRHKWVPYERISPNLKRALIASEDAKFVDHEGFDWDGIEAAFEKNMKQGRIVAGGSTISQQLAKNLFLSGRKTPWRKLEEAMITVMLEAVMDKRRIFEIYLNVIEWGNGVFGAEAAARYYYRTPASRLSAGQAAKLAAMVPNPRYYDEHRNAPGLARKTRIILRRMPMADTP from the coding sequence TTGCGCTGGACCTTACGCATCGGGGCGGCCCTGTTGGCCGCCCTTTTTCTGTACAACCTGTGGATCTTCGGCCACATCGTGTACTGGCGCAGTTTTAACCCGTCGGCCAGCGCGTTCATGACCGAGCAACTGGCGCGGCTGCAGGAAGACGACCCCGAGGCCGAGCTGCGCCACAAATGGGTACCGTACGAGCGCATTTCGCCCAACCTCAAGCGCGCGCTGATCGCCTCTGAGGACGCCAAGTTTGTCGACCACGAAGGTTTTGACTGGGATGGTATCGAGGCGGCGTTCGAGAAGAACATGAAACAAGGGCGCATCGTGGCCGGTGGCTCGACCATTAGCCAGCAGCTGGCCAAGAACCTGTTCTTGTCCGGCCGCAAAACCCCGTGGCGCAAGCTGGAAGAGGCCATGATCACGGTGATGCTGGAGGCGGTGATGGACAAGCGACGCATCTTCGAGATCTACCTGAACGTGATCGAGTGGGGCAATGGCGTGTTTGGTGCCGAAGCTGCAGCGCGTTACTACTACCGCACGCCCGCATCGCGCTTATCTGCCGGCCAGGCCGCCAAGTTGGCCGCCATGGTGCCTAACCCGCGTTATTACGATGAGCACCGTAATGCACCGGGCCTGGCGCGCAAGACCCGCATTATTTTGCGGCGCATGCCGATGGCGGATACGCCGTAG
- the mgtE gene encoding magnesium transporter: MTVVDKKQPTDRLQDSLTQVQRLIERHRLVEDLVHRQDMPRHDLVESLVHKQNLAELEHKLEALHPADIAYILEALPLEDRLLVWNLVHSDDEGDILLEVSDAVRESLIESMEQHELVAAAEQLDADELADLAADLPRQVVYEVMGGLDEEERQQLQSVLSYEEHQVGALMDFELVKIRADVSCEVVLRYLRRFDELPSQTDKIFVTDEDGVLKGVLPVRKLLVSDTDALVADVMATEVVSFRPEEDAADAALAFERYDLVTAPVLDEHGVLIGRLTVDEMVDLIREESETEALNLAGLKEEEDLFAPVIDSVKNRWAWLAINLCTAFVASRVIGAFEGSIEKLVALAALMPIVAGIGGNSGNQTITMIVRALAMGQLQPGQANRLWRKELGVSVINGVVWGGALGVLAWMLYGNFSLGLVMLAATTLNLMLAASMGVLIPTMMERFGKDPAVGSSVLITACTDSGGFFIFLGLASLFLL; encoded by the coding sequence ATGACGGTTGTCGACAAGAAACAACCCACCGATCGTCTGCAGGACAGCCTCACCCAGGTGCAGCGCCTTATCGAGCGCCATCGTCTGGTGGAGGACCTTGTGCATCGCCAGGATATGCCGCGCCATGACCTGGTGGAGTCGCTCGTTCACAAACAAAACCTGGCCGAGCTGGAGCACAAGCTCGAAGCCTTGCACCCGGCGGATATCGCCTACATTCTGGAAGCCCTGCCACTGGAAGACCGCCTGCTGGTGTGGAATCTGGTGCATAGCGACGACGAAGGCGACATCCTGCTGGAGGTGTCTGACGCTGTCCGCGAATCGCTGATCGAGTCGATGGAGCAGCACGAGCTGGTGGCCGCTGCCGAGCAGCTGGACGCCGACGAGCTGGCCGACCTGGCCGCCGACTTGCCGCGCCAGGTGGTGTACGAGGTGATGGGTGGCCTGGACGAAGAAGAGCGCCAGCAGCTGCAGTCGGTACTGTCGTACGAAGAGCACCAGGTCGGTGCCCTGATGGACTTCGAGCTGGTGAAGATCCGCGCCGATGTTAGCTGCGAGGTAGTGTTGCGCTATCTGCGCCGCTTTGACGAGCTACCCAGCCAGACCGACAAGATTTTTGTGACCGACGAAGACGGCGTGCTCAAGGGCGTGCTGCCGGTGCGCAAACTGCTGGTGTCCGACACCGACGCGCTGGTGGCTGACGTTATGGCCACCGAGGTGGTGAGTTTCCGCCCGGAAGAAGACGCCGCCGACGCCGCGCTGGCCTTTGAACGCTATGACTTGGTAACGGCGCCGGTGCTGGACGAGCACGGCGTGCTGATTGGCCGCCTGACGGTAGACGAGATGGTGGATCTGATTCGTGAAGAATCGGAAACCGAAGCGCTGAACCTGGCCGGTCTGAAAGAAGAGGAAGACCTGTTTGCCCCGGTGATCGACTCGGTTAAAAACCGCTGGGCCTGGCTGGCCATTAATCTGTGTACCGCCTTTGTCGCCAGCCGTGTGATTGGTGCCTTTGAGGGCAGTATCGAAAAGCTGGTCGCCTTGGCCGCACTGATGCCGATTGTGGCGGGGATTGGCGGTAACTCCGGTAACCAGACCATCACCATGATCGTGCGCGCCCTGGCTATGGGCCAGCTGCAGCCGGGGCAGGCCAACCGCCTGTGGCGCAAAGAGCTGGGTGTATCGGTGATTAACGGTGTGGTCTGGGGCGGAGCGCTGGGCGTGCTGGCCTGGATGCTGTACGGCAATTTCTCGCTGGGCTTGGTCATGTTGGCCGCTACCACGCTGAACCTGATGCTGGCGGCGTCCATGGGGGTGCTGATTCCCACCATGATGGAGCGTTTCGGCAAAGACCCCGCGGTGGGCAGCAGCGTGCTGATTACCGCGTGTACCGACTCGGGCGGCTTTTTCATTTTCCTCGGCCTCGCCAGCCTGTTCTTGCTGTAA
- the prmC gene encoding peptide chain release factor N(5)-glutamine methyltransferase, whose product MPTLNEVLRHFDLPRLEARLLLARVSGLSHSAMVSAGPELLPDAQWQAFSQLALRRLAGEPVAYLLGEREFYGRCFAVSPAVLIPRPETEHLVEAALDKVGRKAAARVVDLGTGSGAIAVTLALEAPGWQVAAVDLSSDALAMARRNAGALGARVAFHHGSWFAPLPVDAQYELIVSNPPYIDAADHHLGEGDVRFEPRMALTDGNDGLDCLRAIAAGAPARLAAGGWLMVEHGYDQGPACRELFEQAGLLQVHTLQDLAGLDRVTLGCKP is encoded by the coding sequence ATGCCTACGCTAAACGAAGTATTACGCCATTTTGACCTGCCACGGCTGGAAGCGCGGCTCTTGCTGGCGCGCGTCAGCGGGCTGAGCCACAGCGCCATGGTGTCGGCAGGCCCCGAGCTGCTGCCGGATGCGCAGTGGCAAGCGTTTAGCCAGCTCGCCCTGCGCCGCCTGGCGGGTGAGCCGGTGGCCTATTTGCTAGGCGAGCGCGAATTCTATGGCCGCTGCTTTGCGGTATCGCCGGCGGTGCTGATTCCTCGCCCCGAAACCGAGCATCTGGTAGAGGCTGCGCTGGACAAGGTTGGCCGCAAGGCGGCTGCCCGTGTGGTAGATCTGGGCACCGGTAGCGGCGCCATCGCGGTAACGTTGGCGCTGGAAGCCCCTGGCTGGCAGGTGGCAGCGGTCGACCTGTCGTCCGACGCATTGGCCATGGCGCGCCGTAATGCCGGGGCGCTGGGTGCGCGCGTGGCATTTCACCACGGTAGCTGGTTTGCCCCGTTGCCTGTGGATGCGCAGTACGAGCTGATTGTCAGCAACCCGCCGTATATCGACGCCGCCGATCACCATCTGGGTGAAGGCGACGTGCGTTTCGAGCCGCGCATGGCGCTGACCGACGGTAACGATGGCCTGGACTGCCTGCGCGCCATCGCCGCTGGGGCACCCGCCAGGTTGGCCGCAGGCGGCTGGCTGATGGTGGAGCACGGTTACGACCAAGGCCCGGCGTGCCGCGAGCTGTTCGAGCAAGCCGGCCTGCTGCAGGTACACACGCTGCAGGATCTGGCCGGTCTGGATCGTGTCACGCTGGGTTGCAAGCCATGA
- a CDS encoding phosphatase PAP2 family protein — protein MAVVFGALALLVWLTGVNQPLFITLHHALAVVPGIVWRLLSMAGEWTLVIGVLLLLAARQPALLPRMLALGSAGILASIALKAGFDVLRPPLVLPAGTVHLLDVLPGNRSFPSGHAVAVGVLAGALMPRCSLPAQLCLALLAVLVCLSRLAIGVHWPLDVLAGAACGFALAHLAGRVRKSSWPDALLLQAIKALALVLLVVTVWKLGQARPNEAYVLYNLITLALCAVVLRGKMPAV, from the coding sequence ATGGCCGTGGTGTTTGGGGCATTGGCGCTGCTGGTGTGGCTGACCGGCGTGAACCAGCCATTATTCATTACCCTGCATCATGCTCTTGCCGTCGTACCGGGCATCGTATGGCGGTTGCTGAGCATGGCCGGCGAGTGGACGCTGGTGATTGGCGTATTGCTACTGTTGGCCGCCAGGCAGCCTGCCTTGTTGCCGCGCATGCTGGCGTTGGGCTCGGCGGGTATTTTGGCCAGTATCGCCTTGAAAGCAGGTTTTGATGTGCTTCGCCCGCCGCTGGTCTTGCCTGCGGGTACGGTGCATCTGCTGGATGTGTTGCCGGGTAACCGCTCGTTCCCTTCCGGGCACGCTGTTGCCGTGGGGGTGTTGGCAGGTGCGCTGATGCCACGTTGCTCGCTCCCTGCGCAGCTGTGCTTGGCTTTGCTGGCGGTGTTGGTCTGCCTGTCGCGGCTGGCGATAGGGGTGCACTGGCCGCTGGATGTGCTGGCCGGTGCCGCTTGCGGCTTTGCCTTGGCTCATCTTGCCGGGCGGGTGCGCAAAAGTAGCTGGCCAGATGCCTTGTTGTTACAGGCAATAAAAGCGCTGGCACTGGTGCTGCTGGTCGTTACGGTGTGGAAACTGGGGCAGGCGAGGCCGAACGAGGCTTATGTACTTTATAACCTGATCACGCTGGCACTGTGCGCGGTGGTGTTGCGCGGGAAAATGCCCGCTGTTTGA
- a CDS encoding peptidylprolyl isomerase, whose translation MQIVKNSVVTIHYEMYDADNTLLDKTEEPIAYLHGGYDGIFPLVEEALHGKAVGESITVTLTPDDAFGEPEEELVRVEPLDVLPEEVEVGMMFEADDPETGDVILFRVTDVADGKAVLDGNHPLAGLTIRFQATVAEVRQATPDEITHGHAHGEHGHHH comes from the coding sequence ATGCAAATCGTTAAAAACTCGGTCGTAACCATTCACTACGAAATGTACGACGCCGACAACACCCTGCTCGACAAAACTGAAGAGCCAATTGCTTACCTGCATGGCGGCTACGACGGCATTTTCCCGCTGGTGGAAGAAGCACTGCACGGCAAAGCCGTGGGTGAATCCATCACCGTCACCCTGACCCCGGACGATGCCTTTGGCGAGCCGGAAGAAGAGCTGGTGCGCGTAGAGCCGCTGGACGTTCTGCCGGAAGAAGTTGAAGTCGGCATGATGTTCGAAGCAGACGACCCGGAAACCGGCGATGTTATCCTGTTCCGCGTGACTGACGTAGCCGACGGCAAAGCCGTTCTGGACGGCAACCACCCACTGGCCGGCCTGACCATCCGTTTCCAGGCTACCGTGGCAGAAGTTCGCCAGGCCACCCCGGACGAAATCACCCACGGCCACGCCCACGGCGAGCACGGTCACCATCACTAA